tctttttaccTCTTGGATCCTTCATGATAAGACAAACACTCTTGTGGCTGCTGCATGTGGGGTGTGTACATAAAGTGCTACAGCAATAACCATGGACAATTGGCTCAGAGTAAGCTGGGTTAACTTACCCTGCTCAGAATCATCAAAGTTATGGGGGTGTGTCCTGAGACATGAGAATCCCCATTAAACTGTGAATGGAAGCTTCCCTACCACTCCAGGAAaggtgtttctcttttctttttttctctcttttttctttctttctttttttttgtttgtttttcaagacagtttttttttgtttctttttttttttttggtttttgtgagacagggtttctctgtggttttggagtctgtcctggaactagctcttgtagaccaggctggtctcgaactcacagagatccgcctgcctctgcctcccgagtgctgggattaaaggcgtgcgccaccaccgcccggcctagattttttttttctgtagcttttggagcctctcctggaactcactctgtagaccaggctggcctcgaactcacagagatccacctgcctctgcgtcccaagaactgggattaaagacgtgcgccaccaccacccagctgctgtTCGTTTTTCTCAAGTTTATTTTCTGCTTATACAGGCAGCAGTTCTAAGTCATCACAGGAAGTACTTTGCTGCTACCTTTCCCTGTCCTCATTTGCCAGATGAATTTTGTAAAAGGGAAAGGTCTGTCATTGAAGGTCACCAGATATCCATGATTACAGAGAGGGATGAGAGGTGTTACCAAATGCCAGACTCTCCTCACCTCCAAAGTCAAGTACTCAGCCCTCAGGCTGCAGTCATAGTAATTCCAGCTTGCTGATTATGGGTCTGTTAATCCTGCACCCGAGAACAAAACAGCTGGTTCAGATCTCTAACAAGGACACTGgacagatagagacaggaggGGCAGGAAGATGGAAGGGTTCCTGCAGGGTTACAGCTTCAAACATCACTCAAGCATGAAGAAGCAAGAAAGACTCAGAGTGGAAGAGAAGCAGTGTGGGCCCCTTCCGAGGATCCacggagcagcagcagcagcagcagcagcagcagcgtggTCCCATTCTTAAGGCAGCAGTGCAGTCCAGCAGCCTTGAGGGTCCTTTCATAGTGGAGTGTGTGCTGCTTGGCTTTCAATCTTCTAGGGAGGACTATGCACACTCTCTGTTACCAGATTTTGCTATTTAGACTTTGCAAATTTCagatgaagtcacagagatcctcctgcctttctctcccatatactgggattaaaggtatgcaccaccaccaccctgcttaaAATCTTGATTGTTTAAAGTGGCATCTGATATTTAAATATTGCTTCTGAAGTATAGGTCAAAGGGAACTCAGTTCTAGGCCACACTATCCTGTCCTGTTGTAGTTTTATCTTTCCTGgccttgtcttctttctcctgagCCAACGGGCAGACTCACACGTGCAGCTGAGTGGAGGAAATGCCCTGCTTGGCCCGTGTCCCGCCCCAAGTCCAGGCTCCACCCCAACTCTCCTGCCCTCcataaaaaaagaagtatttgGGCAGAAGGGAAGaattgtgggtttttgttgttgttgtggttgttggtttttctgttttgttttgtttttggcttaaAGAGACTTTAGAGAAGTTCAGTTTCTTACCAGGTACAAGCTTTCTCTGGCCAGGGTTGGCCAAGGTTGATCTGGTCAGCTTTGAAATAACAGATGAGATATACTCCCTTTTTAACCTGGAAGTGAGGGTGAGCTGCACACTTCAATGTTACAGAGTGCCAAAGCCTCCATGGGCTAATCAGCCCTTTTTCAATCTCACCTGCTGGGCATAGAGCTAAATTTAGGGCTAAGTGCTCAGCTCCAGGTACCAGCTGCCACAGGCAATACACATTTAactcaaaagagataaaaatatttctgttgttgACACTCAAGACACCTCACCCCCTAAATCAGGTAGGAAGAGGAGCATGTGGCCTCTGTTGTCTTCCAGTAGACTCTGAGAATAACATGAGCATCTGTCTGAGTCAGCTGTGAGAGCCTCAGGCCCTCCTCCTAGATCCATCGGCTTAGACAACACACAGTAACTTCTCACAGTAGGAGCAGCTCGTGCACAAGACCAAGGTGCCTGGTAAGCTCCCACTCCTTGGCTACATGGCCACCTTCTGACTGTGTCCTCCTGTGTGAAGGGAGGTTGTGTTTCTCTTGTGTCCTCTTGTTAGGACCCTGCTCCCATCGTGAGGGCTCATCTCCCTAAACTAACACAGCATTGTGTTATTTAGGGTTTCAGCATAAGAATTTGGAAAGGCAGCGCAAGAAGTCAAAGGTACCACCCAAAGCCTCCTTGCTTTCTTATGCCTGCCTGATTAGCCCTGCCCCAGCACTGTATATAATACAAGGGGccaccttttctcttcttccttccttcctttcttccttccttccttccttccttccttccttccttccttccttcctttctttcccttttttggggggacaaggttttgctttgttatttagGCTGTCTtaaattcactttgtagcccaaacTGATGTAGAACCCATAATCCTCTGGGTATCATCATGGTCTCTTACATGGCGCAGGGCTGTGACCAATGAACTGTTTCTCAGATGTCTGTAGAAGACAAACCTGCAGCTTTAGAAACACGAGAACATTATCATCATGCCAGGCTGTGCTTCAATAGAGAGGTACAAACCAGTtgcaattgatttttattttttatttcttggtttttttgagacaaggtttctctgtagctttggtgcctgtcctggaactagctcttgtagaccaggctggctctctcaaactcacagagatctgcctgcctctgcctcccgagtgctgggattaaaggtgtgcgccaccactgcccagctgcaatTTCTTGATGTtttgtaaaatacataaattttgtCCTTTGTAAATATCAGTTCATAATGACTCATGTAATCTGCTCCTGGTACGCTTGTCACGTAATCAAttcctgtctaaaaacaaacaaaaaggcccaTCAGCACTGTTCAAAAGAAATGCAGTATGAACtacaaatataatttcaaattttctaGTGGACACattaaaaatacttaagaaagGCAAGTGAAATTAATGTCAACATTCTATCTAATTTTGTCTAATGTACCTATTTTATCCATTTAGTATTACCCAAtctataaaaatgttattttaacacATTCGCTGATTTTATATGGTCTCAGTTTGCTTGAGCTGCATCTCGAGTGTTCCACAGCCACAGGGAAGCTGGTGGTTCTCAGGACAGGTGGCGCTGGTGTTGACCCTTAGCTGCCAGTGACCTTGGCTTCAGGTCTTCTATCTGAACTGGTGAGAGAGGTTGAAACCCAAGCCCTCCCAGCTAACAACAAAGACAGCGTGTTCTCCACATCTCTTTCCATAGGGTGTCCTTGGGGAGGATGTAGTAAGGACTTACTGACATTTGGGAAAGATGGAAGAGTGCAGCAAAATGTCAGCTATGTCTTCTGCTGCTGACTTGTGAAATGTGGAGACAACCCGGTGGCCTGAAACTTATCCGCAGCATCAACGAACATGTGGACTGGGTGGGATCTGAacgaagaaagaaaaaggccctTTCCATTCTTAGCACCGGTTACAGCCATGCATCATTAATGATGCAGAAAAGGCTCTCAGCAAGCCTTTTTTGCTGCTGCACAAATATCAGTGATTGTATTTGCAGAAACCAAGAGGGTTATGACTCATATGATATGATGACATTATATGATATGGTGGTGTGAGACCACCGTGAAATTCTCAGTCCATTGTGGGTTGAAATACACAGTGCACATCTGAGTTAGGTTAAGCTGTCATTTCCTGCTGGATAGGGTCCACACAATTGACTAGATAACAAAATctgataattaaattttaaatcctCCTTTGAATCTTAATAGTCCCACTTTTGGCTACTTAATGTTGTTTAGTTGGGATTATAGTCAGAGCCATTCATGTCTACAGTGCTAACTTTTCCATCTTACTCAAATATGGATAGAACGGTCCTGAATTATATCCCTCTGAGTTTCTGTATCTTCTATACCTGCAAAACAAGGAGGCTGAACCAGATGAATTCTACGTTCTTCTGGCTCTTAATTCCAGTCTTCCATAAAGTTCCATCTGGGTTTCAGTTTGATCATTGACAGTCACAAGTAGAGATGCTGGGTCAGTACTGTGAAAACTTAAACCTGCAGAGAGCTCATTAGATTTAAACATAGCCTAAACACTTCCATGGCATCAGCTTCTTAATATATCCTCTATTGTGGAACTGTTTTCCAGCATCCTCGGGATTTTTCGCGATCACTGAGGCTAGTACTTGAGGCTCAAGCATTTCTGcaattgtgtttatattttcattacaGGTGGGAAAGAGGTCCAAGGTGAAGAAAAAGGTGAAAATGAGAACTCCAAGTTTGAAGTACGATTGCTAAGAGACCCAGCTGCTGCCTCAGTAGCCCACTGGTCCTCCAgtagggaggaaacaggagctccAGGAGAAGACACTCAAGGCCAGACAAAGACAGACAATGAGAAGTGggtagaaggaggaggacaaAGCCGAGAGGGAGTAGATAAGCCCCAGGagagcctccctccctccaaccaACAAGAGTCCAAAGAAGCAAAGATACACCACTCGGAAGAcagtgggggagaggagaaggaggaagaaggcaagaatTACCCAAAAGGGGAGCACAGGGAAGATGCTGGCGAAGAGAAATACCTCGAAGctcagggagagaaacagagcacCTTCTCCAACAAAAGAAGCGACACTACGGGTAAGAAAAAGGAGAAGTCCTGGAGCAGAGCAGATACACACTCTGTGGGGCTCTATGAGAAGACACACAGCCGGGAACAAGGCAGCCAGGAGAGTGGAGAGGAGGCAAGGAGGCAGGAGAAACAACCCCAGGAGCTTAGCAACCACGACCAGAGCAAAGAAGAATCTGAGGAAGTCGAGGAAGACGGGACCTCTGAAGTAACCAAACGAAGGCCCAGACACCACCATGGGAGAAGCCGGCCCAACAAGTCTTCTCAAGAAGGGCATCCTGTATTGGAGGAAAGGAGACATGGCCCCGAGGAATCGGAGGAGGCAGATGTGACCACAGCTAGTTTAGGGGAAAAGAGGGGCTACCATCCAACCCACTACAGGCCTTCAGAGGAGGAACCTGAATATGGGGAAGAAACAAGAAGCTATCCAGGCTTTCAGGTTCCCGAGGGCCTCCAGGGACCACAGTACGGGGGCAGAGGAAGTGAAGAGGACAGAGCTCCAAGAATCCAGAGTGAGGAGAGCCAGGATAAACAGTACCAGAGAAGCCATGCCAACTCTGAACTTGAAAGCATGGCAAACAGACACCgtgaagaaactgaggaaagGAGGGGCTATGAGGGGACAAAGGGAGGCCAACACAGAGGTCGAGGAGGTGAGCCAGGTGCCTATTCTGCCCCTGAcaccagagaagagaaaaggttCCTGGGTGAAGGACATTACCCTGTTCACGAAGGCCCAATAGATAAGGCAAAAAGATATCCACAAAGCAAATGGCGAGAACAGGAGAACACCTACCTCAATTATGGTGAGGGAGGGGACCAAGGGAAATGGTGGCAACAGGAAGAGCTGCTAGACCCggaagagagcagggaggaagtGAGGTTTCCAGACAGACAATACGCACCCTATCCCACTGCTGAAAAGAGGAAGAGGTTAGGGATGCTACTCAACCCCTACTTTGACCCTCTCCAGTGGAAGAATAGTGATTTTGAGAAAAAAGAGCACCCAGATGACAACTTCCGCGAAGGTGAAGATGGAAATGGGTTGACCTTGGCTGAGAAGAATTTCTTCCCGGAGTACAATTACGAGTGGTGGGAGAAAAGGCCCTTCTCGGAGGATGTTAACTGGGGATACGAGAAGAGAAGCTTTGACAGGGCCCCTCATCTGGACTTTAAAAGGCAGTATGATGACGGAGTGGCTGAACTGGACCAGCTCCTTCACTACAGGAAGAAGTCCGCCGAATTTCCGGACTTCTACGACTCAGAGGAGCAGGCGGGGCCTCGCCAGGAGGCAGAAGATGAAAAGGGCAGGGCTGACCAGAGAATTCTGACCGAGGAAGAGGTACGGTATGAGGCTTTTGCTTAAAATtagatgatggtgatgatcaAGGTTAGCATCGTCATGTCTGATAATGGGGAGAAACTGCTCTGGGGAAATGTGGGTACCCAGGTCACAGCAGGGCTGATTTTAGCCCCCGGCCAGCATGGTGCCCATCCTTGCCCTCGTCTCTTAGACATGTATCATGTCTTGCTTAGAGAACTTGGAAAACTACTGTCCGGGATCTAGCCCCAGAGAGTCTGTCTGGTGAGTGCCAGGTGCTGCCTGGGCACGCAGTAAGCCTTAGTTCTTAAGCACCTGGTGCCCTCAAGGGGTTCCAATGCTCATGCTGACCGCCCAAAGAGTGCCTTTCCCTAACCTGATCGTGTCAGATGGTGCGTCTCAGCTTGAAAGCATATCAGAGTCACAGGAATTTCtgatcccccacccccgccccatgTTTCTCAGACGGTAATTTGGGATGGGACCCAGGAGTCTTCATTCTTGGTCAGTTAGTTGCTTGGGGTGCCCAAACTACTGATCAGAACACACTTTGAAGACCCCTGATGTTGGCTGACTCAGGCAGTCTCTACTATACCTaaatctcccctcccccttttcctttgcGTTCCCTGAACTGGAGCGTAGGAATTGACTTCAGCGCTCCGCTTTTCTGTTTCCCAGAAAAAAGAACTGGAGAACCTGGCTGCCATGGATCTGGAGCTGCAGAACATAGCGGAAAAGTTCAGTCAGCGGGGCTGACGGTCGGAGAGTCGGGGTCGGAGAGACTGAAGGATACCACCGATTCACCCAAAGGCAGAAAGCTGAGCTTACTTTTATTAACTTATTAACTATTTGATGCAGTTGGAAATACCATTTATCTTTGCCAGAATGCTAATGCTATGTGACTAGAGTGACTTGTAGCATATTCTTTCTGTGAAATAGATGTTCACACGCTTTGTGGCGACGACCGTGTAACTGGCTCTGAACATCAACAATAAAAGATTTACCTGAAACTAAATCCTTCATGGTGTTTAGCTTTTCGGGGGGGTTAGTTAGGAAGAGTGCGATTATGAAATTCATTCTTCTAAGTATATTCTCAAAGATCGCTTTAGGAGTTGTAGGCCTTCAAGtgagtaacagaaaaaaaaaagcaaaatttctgAAGTAAAATATTGCAAGATGCAAAGAAATATATTGAGAATAAAACATCTGATTTCTACCCTCGTAGAGATCAGGCAGACTTGAAGAACCcatcttaaagaaaacattatttaattattggattatttgattaAAATTGCATTTGGTTTAttcggtgtgtatgtgtgcacgcacatgtgcgtgtgtgttgggtggtcagaagacagccttCACGACTGGTTCTCTGAGATCACGGTCAGGTCGACCAGCTTAGCAGTAAGTGCCTGCCTTACCCACAgggccatttcaccagcccaaaACATGGCTTTGAAAATTCTGCAAAGCCAAAGAGAGAAGACAGGTCAGTGTAGAGGGCTTTCTGGCATGTAGGAGGCTCGGGGTTCCCTAGTCAGGACTGAAAAGACTGGCAAAGAGCATGGAGTGAGACAGGACAAAAGAGAAATGCAGCTGAACCCCCTCTTAAAAAGCTGTCTGCCATAGCCTGTGTCTACAGAAAACTTCCTGtgaggttgaggcaagagaacAAACCCCGGCtggagcttgaagccagcctaagCGACTTATTGAAAACCCATCTTAAGAGAAATACAAACAATTCGATTTCAACAAACCGGAGAGCTTCAGGGTAGGTGGTCAAGGACTGGGCTGAATAGAAAGCCTGGATAATGAAAAGAACTCTGGATTGGGAATATGAACACCTGGTGGAAGGTCCTCCTAGGGACCTGCCTGATTTCTGCCAGGTACGCAGAGCTCTGTAATTGAGTCTGAGCAGCTGTGTGGCGTTTAGTGCATTATTTTCCATCTCTAGTTCTCGGGTTAGATAAAATAAAGGTATCGTTCTCAGGTTATTTCTAACAAGAGTTCAGGCAAAGACACGTGAGAGTCACTCACTGTCTTCTGTGCTCCAAAGGGCTCCATTTATCCAATTCTGTCATCGGTAGCACACACAACATGTCTCCTAGGTGCAGGACGGCTCAACCCCACCACTGCTGCCCTTTGTGGCTGttccatggtactggcatcttcAAAATGCGGGGGTCTTTGCAACTGGGTTGCACCTTtacggatgccctcttctggactcttttCAGGGACTCTGACATCACATCACACGGTGCCAAGCCTCAGGTTGTCTCGTGACCACTTTAGTCCTGGGTAGGACTCAAGTGTACTTGGTCTACACTTTCACCGatggcctctcctgggctctgctCAGGGACTCCAGCCCTGACATAGAGTGCCAAGTCTCAGTCTCCACAACCCCTTCaagccttcaaaaccagtacctgGCTAACTCCAACTTGTTAACAAGTTTGGCTGCCAGCATAAGAGGTAGACTTGATTCTGGATCATTGCTTCCGGGTGCTGAAGTAAGGGAATACTTCCAGAAATATGATACTCAATGATGccaattgtttctttctttttcttccttccttcctcccccgcccctctctctcttttttaaaacaaaatatcaccacataggggctcttaagatttattttgttattttgtctttttttttcctctgaagctgaggaccgaacccagggccttgcgcttgctaggcaagcgccctaccactgagctaaatccccaatcccgatttacttattttgtatacagtgttctgcctgcaggccagaagtgagCACCAGATCTTatcataggtggttgtgagccaccatgtggttgctgggaattgaactcaggacctctagaagagcagtaagtgctattaaccactgagccatctctccagctccagaaccACAAATTCTTAACTCAAAATATTAAAGAACCCATACAGAGTGTTGTAAtatgctggcctggtctgtcacctgggtaccctgtccctttaagagacaagctctgtccactcccagcctcccctcccccttctgccGGAGCAATTGGATCTCCCAACTcctctccatttctctttctttctctctctctctctttctctctctgccattcttCTAGAAAGGCAACTTGTgcctcactccccccccccccacttctcccattccccttctcttttcctccataacccactaaataaactctatacccaaactctctctgcatggcttATTTGTCTCTCTCCTGCCAAGGCCTCAGGCCACCTGCCAGGGGACCTGCTGAGGCCTCGGGTGGCCTGCCACTGGCCCTCGTGGGACTGGTCCCCACCTCTTTATAAATGCTAACATAGAATCTTAAAGCAACTCTCCAACTTCCTTGTGAAACTCCACGAGGCTGACCTGAACCTggtactcactctatagaccagacctTGACTCAGATTTacccccctctgcctcctgagtgctagggttaaaggcacatgccatcacTCCCGTTTTTTAGTTTTATAGAAGCTCATGGTCAGAGATTATTTTGAGTCTCAAATGAGACTTGGACTTTCCAACAGTGTTGGAGGgccagaaagatggttcagcagatagaGGCTCTCATcctcaagcctgatgatctgggttcagttctcaggatctgcacggtggaaggagagtcgactcctgcaaattgtcctctgcctccatgtGCAGTGACACTCATGCctgtacacaaacatgcatgatCACACACAATAAACAGTGTGCATGTGCTATGTGTACATCCTGTgagtatgagtgtgcatgtgctatGTGTACATCCTGTgagtatgagtgtgcatgtgctatGTGTACATCCTGTCAGTGTGCATGTGCTATGGCCAACATGTGgttgtcagaggacaacctcagccACTGCTCCTTGACTTCCATTTTGTCACAGGGACTTTGTTGTTTGCCACTATGTACTCTAAGATACTTGGCCCTTGAGCTTCTGAAGGATTCCTGTGTAGTCAGgttttctttggaccaccagctcctaaataatgacacagagacttattattattttttaaatttatttatttattaaggatttctgcctcctccccgccgctgcctcccatttccctccccctcccctgatcaagtccccctccctcatcagctcaaagaacaatcagggttccctgacctgtgggaagtccaaggaccgcccacctccatccagagacttattattaagcATTAAAGCTTGACTTTAGCTTAGGCGTATTCCCAACTAGTtcctaaaacttaaattaaccactTATATTCATCTATATTCTGTCTCGTGGCTTGCTACCTCACCTCCACATCATACGTCCCAGTTTCTTTATGATGGGCTGGTGAATCTTGTCTCTTCTTCCCaaagttcctatctctgcctgaAGTCCTGCCTAACGATTGgctgttcatttctttattaaaccaattagaaggtgccttggcagaaGACACATcttcagtgtacaaaaagattatcccacaacattcCTGTCTCGGCCTCCCGTTTTACCATATCAACACTGTGATTACCTCGTCTGGCTTTACGTTGGTTCTGGAACTTCAAGCATCATACATGGGTGGCAATCACTAAATCCACTGTGCCTATCACCCCAGTACTTACTGttttggcaagatggctcaggggatggAAGTACCTGCTGTCCAAGACTGACtacccacatggaggaaggagagaactgactcccaacctgtcctccagcctccacatatACACTGCGGCACGCATATGCCATTCCTGACATACGTCAAACACAGAACACATACAGTAACAAGCTTAGAAACTGTTTTAAGTATGTGGCATGAGAACATTAGACTGTGACCTCTGGTGTTAGTGTAGCTTTATAAGGCTCCCATTTAAAAACCTGGTATGATTAAAATTTTATTCCAATGAATAAAGGATAAAGGCTTAAAAAGCTATGGGTACTTTATAAATGTTAACAGGATCGCTAACAGTTTGTTCCCTGCTCTTTAACTAGCTGTCAAGTCTTAGACTCTGACCTGTGCCCACAGTTAAGTCCAAATAAAGTCATAATCTACGTGAAACTAGTTTAAGTATGATGTGTAGGTGTGAGCATAGTTGTCACATGTGCGATCAAAGGAAGGTCTTGTGGACTTGGTTCTGTCCTTTCACTTACTTTATGTGGGCTCAGGAGGTCGCCAGATttatgcagcaagcacctttacccatcaAGCCACAGCCCAGGATTCCTCtgagtagccctgactgtcctggaacaaactcatcactctgtagaccaggctggtcttgaactcagagatcctcctgcctctgcttctgtgctaggactaaaggcatgcaccaccactgcccgacatcttttattttctttaaataaaagttaGCATTATTCTAGAACTACTTCAAGTAAGGTGGTTAGGTCCACTCTCCTCCCTGGCAGTGCACACCACAGATCCCAGGATCAAGTATCTGGATGCTGCAGATCTGGGATTTTTAGGATAGTCTCTAGTATTTGTATTGTTGTAGTCCTTACAACCTATACTTTCAAATAACATCCGAATACTctcatattttcatatgtatCAAAACTACATCAGGGCTAGTGAAATGGCTGGCCCGTAAAGGCACACAACCCAAGTTCCAACCCTAGAGACCCCTCCCCCGCTCTGAGGTATTTGCTAGCGTTCTGAGGCATGCAGGGCTTTGGTAGCTCAGACCCTAACTCCCTACCTCAAGTGCAGACTCAGCGATTCAGAGGCTGGAACAAAACCTGGACACCAGCTGAGGTCATTTTAACAGTGACCAACCCCTACTGAGTCTCCTCTGTGCAATCTTATGCTCTCCTTAAATGTGACTTGCACGTGGCACATTCCAGTGCATTCTCTACCACAGAGACCATACCACTGCCAGCTCAATGTGGTAAACGTGGCATCATTGTCATTAATGACACAGGGCTCAGAGTAGgaaacttttattctttaaaagcaattatttagaggaaaaggaataaaaaccATAGTTGGCAATCAGAGCAGCCATTATTAGAACAGCACATGCTActaaaacaatctttttcatCCAAGATGCTCCTTGTTGGGTAGGCGTCTAtgacacacacactatacacgaTGGAGCATGTTCTAGTGAGCAGGACTTAAGATTCTCAAGTGGACAAGAGTCTTGAGTTACtctagacatttttatttcttataatggAAATGGTAATTTGATTAGACTTTTTCAGAGCTGATAAAGGCCATCCACCTCACTCCAGCAGACAGACCTTCAGAGACCAGTGTGAGTAATCCCAGAAAAAGGCACTTGAAACACACAAGGAATGATACCAACGCAATAAGAGCTGGTCTGTCTTGTACAAGTCTTTACCACAGTTCAAATAAACTGtgtattcattctctctccccaCTATAGGTAGTACATTCTGTCCGTGTTGATACATACAAACGTACCAACACTGGTACACATTTCTAGAGAGGGAAAAAATCAATTGTTTAAAAGTTCACAGAAGTTCTAATCACTTTTTTAGAACAAAGAAGATGCATGAACCACTGCAAAAAGTACCCACTAAACTTTTCTATGCACCGAAAAGGGGAGAGGCAGTAAAGGAAATACCTGGGTCTCCCTCAGGCTATcaactattaaaataataaaatctagtATTTAAAAAAGCTTATTCCATTGCAGGGCACAATTTTTTGGTACTGTAAATCTCATAGGCGCACACATCCGTATTGCTTAAGTAGAGGAGAATGGATGAGAGGgaacttcctttctctgctcatcATGTTAGCTAGCTTGTATTATTCATCTTTGCTTAAAATATCAACAAAGTCTTCCATATCAACATTTTCAGGATATTGACATTAGTTTTAAGTACTCAAAGTCTGTTACAGAAACAGGACTGCTGTACCCACCCATTACCACATGTCGGAGCTGCAGTGCTGACGAACCCCATCTGCATCAGAAGCAAACGAAAGGCTTATTTCTTCCCAGGAAAAGGGAGGTGTACACACATCCTGAGGATAGGAAAACACATTTAGTGATGTCATCTAAAGTGTAACTGCCGGCTGCAGAATGCTTCGGAACAAAGAGCAATCTCTTAAGAGCCAGATCCCACGCATTTCTGTTTTTTAGCTGCTGGCTCCTCAGCGGCGTGTGAGTCTAAAGTGCTTGCACAAGACTTGAGGCTGGGGTCCGCTCGAAGGCTGTCTGAGACAACGGTGATGCCGGACAGAAGgtatcctcctcctccactcatCAGCAATTTGGGATGACTCCGATCCGGCAAAACCTAACCAAGATAGAAAAAAACGGACACTCATATCTTTCTGCATTCTTACAGACTATATCAACAATGTAAT
The Microtus pennsylvanicus isolate mMicPen1 chromosome 2, mMicPen1.hap1, whole genome shotgun sequence DNA segment above includes these coding regions:
- the Chgb gene encoding secretogranin-1, with product MQTAVLLGLLGAAALAAVSSAPVDNRNRDEEMVTRCIIEVLSSALSKSSVPTVTPECRQVLKKSGKEVQGEEKGENENSKFEVRLLRDPAAASVAHWSSSREETGAPGEDTQGQTKTDNEKWVEGGGQSREGVDKPQESLPPSNQQESKEAKIHHSEDSGGEEKEEEGKNYPKGEHREDAGEEKYLEAQGEKQSTFSNKRSDTTGKKKEKSWSRADTHSVGLYEKTHSREQGSQESGEEARRQEKQPQELSNHDQSKEESEEVEEDGTSEVTKRRPRHHHGRSRPNKSSQEGHPVLEERRHGPEESEEADVTTASLGEKRGYHPTHYRPSEEEPEYGEETRSYPGFQVPEGLQGPQYGGRGSEEDRAPRIQSEESQDKQYQRSHANSELESMANRHREETEERRGYEGTKGGQHRGRGGEPGAYSAPDTREEKRFLGEGHYPVHEGPIDKAKRYPQSKWREQENTYLNYGEGGDQGKWWQQEELLDPEESREEVRFPDRQYAPYPTAEKRKRLGMLLNPYFDPLQWKNSDFEKKEHPDDNFREGEDGNGLTLAEKNFFPEYNYEWWEKRPFSEDVNWGYEKRSFDRAPHLDFKRQYDDGVAELDQLLHYRKKSAEFPDFYDSEEQAGPRQEAEDEKGRADQRILTEEEKKELENLAAMDLELQNIAEKFSQRG